A region from the Malus domestica chromosome 07, GDT2T_hap1 genome encodes:
- the LOC139197586 gene encoding uncharacterized protein has translation MSGPSDRRFDLNLVEEAAPPSPDNIWRPSFVSPTGPLTVGDSVMKNDMTAAVVARNLLTPKDNRLLSKRSDELAVKDSLALSVQCAGSVSNMAQRLFARTRQVESLAVEVMSLKQEIRGLKHENKQLHRLAHDYATNMKRKLDQMKESDGQVLLDHQRFVGLFQRHLLPSSSGAVPRNEAPNDQPLMPPSSRVLSSTEAPNDPPPVPSLSGALPTAETSPKQPL, from the coding sequence atgtctggcccctccgaccgtcgttttgacttgaaccttgttgaagaggcagccccgccttctccagacaacatatggcgcccatccttcgtctcccctactggtcctcttaccgttggggattccgtgatgaagaatgatatgaccgctgcggtagtggccaggaaccttctcactcccaaagataacagactactttccaaacggtctgatgagttggctgttaaggattctctggctcttagtgttcagtgtgcaggttctgtgtctaatatggcccaacgcctatttgctcgaacccgccaagttgaatcattggctgttgaagtgatgagtctcaaacaggagattagagggctcaagcatgagaataaacagttgcaccggctcgcacatgactatgctacaaatatgaagaggaaacttgaccagatgaaggaatctgatggtcaggttttacttgatcatcagagatttgtgggtttgttccaaaggcatttattgccttcgtcttctggggctgtaccgcgtaatgaagctccaaatgatcaacctctaatgcctccttcttctagggttctgtccagtactgaggctccgaatgatccccctccggtgccttctctttctggggctctaccgactgctgagacttctcctaagcaacctttgtga